A window of Campylobacter ureolyticus contains these coding sequences:
- the cas5 gene encoding CRISPR-associated protein Cas5: MFAFKIWSKFGAFKDPMTISQNITLNFPPKTAVAGMMAAILGVDEYLKDDGFNSFKYSVVTNSNTLKKSFSQNYINDYTKKTNSHLANLQILNLKR, translated from the coding sequence ATGTTTGCTTTTAAAATTTGGAGTAAATTTGGAGCTTTTAAAGACCCGATGACGATTAGTCAAAATATAACTTTAAATTTCCCTCCAAAAACAGCCGTTGCAGGTATGATGGCTGCGATTTTAGGTGTAGATGAGTATTTAAAAGATGATGGTTTTAATAGCTTTAAATATAGCGTAGTTACAAACAGCAACACTTTAAAAAAGAGTTTTTCGCAAAATTACATAAATGACTATACTAAAAAAACAAACTCACATCTTGCTAACTTGCAAATACTAAATTTAAAGCGATAA
- the cas3 gene encoding CRISPR-associated helicase Cas3' has translation MLYSHPKKEYKNHIKNLVDSFDDKEFAKCAFYHDFAKQSDNFQKYITLKKENFNTKEEFEKERNRLKTTHSLESAYIYFFMQNDKNIDFIINLCAILKHHSNLENFESMLNYLTCIENNLNSDENISNITSSLKVADLKDFLEIIQKDKIYEFADFFDDILDEVKNFFKIENFFKFKDRYSKLILADKFEAIFDEPYKDFDFISSKICENIIQNIHAQISNKPPNNYKNSSRKIIFKNYETNKDKDKFIIKAPTGIGKTYIALELALKIATQKPKKRIITAIPFTSIIDQTFLEYEKVIPENLGLLKYHYLSKYTDDEKEQFSKKIFLADIWHEPLIITTFNQLLNIFFSNSNKDNLKLQTLKNSVIIVDEIQNISRVLLQDLAFVFNEFSKIYNIDFIIMSATMPHLNLENFTIISESDFYKSKQNRYKISFFDEIKNIKDLVCVLNSQTKSTICVVNTIAKAQAIYKELKKDENLYLLTTHQTPKHRIELLKEIYKKLEEQKPVKLIATQLIEAGVDLDFSVGFREFAPFTSIVQMAGRVNRNGIKSKISECFVFDFLEFENVDKKLPYHGIDLQEEFVKNSLKNGIYENEIFEILEEYFKRVKDETTHTKINEKMRKLEFTTIYGDFTANFMPKQPWKVSVFIEERKDEFKEFIEKRDNILNSYDDKFEALAKIKDLEKTLLGQTININHKLIENLQLKEIFGRYILNFGFKNYTKEFGFTTDLTIKEEAFS, from the coding sequence ATGCTTTATTCTCATCCAAAAAAAGAGTATAAAAACCATATCAAAAATCTAGTAGATAGTTTTGATGATAAAGAGTTTGCAAAGTGTGCTTTTTATCATGATTTTGCCAAACAATCAGATAATTTTCAAAAATACATCACACTAAAAAAGGAAAATTTTAACACCAAAGAAGAATTTGAAAAAGAACGAAATAGACTAAAAACAACGCACTCTTTGGAAAGTGCTTATATATATTTTTTTATGCAAAATGATAAAAATATTGATTTTATTATAAATTTATGTGCTATTTTAAAACATCATTCAAATTTAGAAAATTTTGAAAGTATGCTAAACTACCTTACTTGTATAGAAAATAATTTAAACTCAGATGAAAATATAAGCAACATCACTTCATCTTTAAAAGTGGCAGATTTAAAAGATTTTTTAGAGATTATACAAAAAGATAAAATATACGAATTTGCCGACTTTTTTGATGATATTTTGGACGAAGTAAAAAATTTTTTTAAAATAGAAAATTTCTTTAAATTTAAAGATAGATATTCAAAGTTGATTTTGGCTGATAAATTTGAAGCTATTTTTGATGAGCCATATAAAGACTTTGATTTTATATCGTCCAAAATTTGTGAAAATATCATCCAAAACATACACGCACAAATTTCAAACAAACCACCAAATAACTACAAAAATAGCTCAAGAAAAATTATATTTAAAAATTATGAAACTAACAAAGACAAAGATAAATTTATAATAAAAGCTCCAACTGGCATTGGAAAGACATATATTGCACTTGAGCTTGCGCTAAAAATTGCCACACAAAAGCCTAAAAAACGCATAATCACAGCTATTCCATTTACTTCTATAATAGATCAGACTTTTTTAGAATATGAAAAAGTTATCCCTGAAAATTTAGGTCTTTTAAAATATCATTACCTATCAAAATATACCGATGATGAAAAAGAGCAGTTTTCTAAAAAGATATTTTTAGCAGACATTTGGCATGAGCCACTTATCATAACTACTTTTAATCAGCTTTTAAACATCTTTTTTTCAAACTCAAACAAAGATAACTTAAAACTTCAAACTCTTAAAAATAGCGTTATTATTGTTGATGAAATTCAAAACATATCTAGAGTTTTGCTGCAGGATTTAGCGTTTGTGTTTAATGAGTTTAGTAAAATTTATAATATAGATTTTATAATTATGTCAGCAACAATGCCCCATCTTAATTTAGAAAATTTCACAATTATTTCAGAAAGTGACTTTTACAAGTCGAAACAAAACAGATATAAAATTTCATTTTTTGATGAGATAAAAAATATCAAAGATTTGGTTTGTGTATTAAACTCGCAAACTAAAAGTACGATTTGTGTTGTAAATACCATAGCAAAAGCTCAAGCTATATATAAAGAACTTAAAAAAGATGAAAATCTCTATCTTCTTACAACCCATCAAACGCCAAAGCACAGAATAGAGCTGCTTAAAGAAATATATAAAAAATTAGAAGAACAAAAGCCAGTTAAGCTTATCGCAACGCAGCTTATAGAAGCTGGAGTTGATCTTGATTTTAGCGTTGGGTTTAGAGAATTTGCTCCATTTACTTCTATAGTGCAGATGGCAGGACGTGTAAATAGAAACGGTATAAAGAGTAAAATAAGTGAGTGTTTTGTTTTTGATTTTTTGGAGTTTGAAAATGTAGATAAAAAACTTCCATATCATGGTATAGACTTACAAGAGGAGTTTGTAAAAAATAGCCTAAAAAATGGCATTTATGAAAATGAGATATTTGAAATTTTAGAGGAGTATTTTAAAAGAGTAAAAGATGAAACAACTCACACTAAAATTAATGAAAAAATGCGAAAACTTGAATTTACCACAATTTATGGTGATTTTACAGCGAATTTCATGCCAAAACAGCCATGGAAAGTTTCGGTTTTTATAGAGGAAAGAAAAGATGAGTTTAAAGAGTTTATAGAAAAAAGAGATAATATTTTAAACTCGTATGATGATAAATTTGAAGCTTTGGCAAAGATAAAAGATTTGGAAAAAACTCTTTTAGGCCAAACGATAAACATAAATCACAAACTAATCGAAAATTTGCAATTAAAAGAGATATTTGGAAGATATATACTTAATTTTGGTTTTAAAAACTATACAAAAGAGTTTGGATTTACAACGGATTTAACAATAAAAGAAGAGGCGTTTTCATGA
- a CDS encoding CRISPR-associated protein Cas4, with translation MSFPKEQISGTLVNYYATCKREAWLYSRKIHARQDDENVLIGKSLSELKENLDDFPYSNLRFDKVSRQKGHYEITEYKKTLKNKNAAKMQLLFYIYTLKNALGLKKVYGKVVSSKTVITVDDSDENFDFMKRILSDMSEFLSLDLPPKAIKTKFCKNCAYNDYCF, from the coding sequence ATGAGCTTTCCAAAAGAGCAGATCTCAGGCACACTTGTAAATTACTATGCAACTTGCAAAAGAGAAGCGTGGCTTTACTCAAGAAAAATTCACGCAAGACAAGATGATGAAAATGTGTTGATTGGCAAATCCTTGTCTGAATTAAAAGAAAATTTAGATGATTTTCCATACTCAAATCTGCGATTTGACAAAGTTTCAAGGCAAAAAGGACATTATGAAATAACAGAATATAAAAAAACTTTAAAAAATAAAAATGCTGCAAAAATGCAACTTCTTTTTTATATCTATACTCTTAAAAACGCACTAGGATTAAAAAAGGTTTATGGAAAAGTTGTGAGTTCAAAAACCGTTATAACTGTAGATGATAGTGATGAAAACTTTGATTTTATGAAACGGATTTTATCTGATATGAGTGAGTTTTTAAGTCTTGATTTGCCACCAAAAGCTATAAAAACTAAATTTTGTAAAAACTGCGCTTATAATGACTACTGTTTTTAG
- the cas2 gene encoding CRISPR-associated endonuclease Cas2, which yields MYVILFYDISSSDEKAKKNANKVRKLVEKYLPRVQFSVFEGEIRKSDLIKLKGMLKKLIYDEFDSVVIYTFEKPSYTTREVIGIDKNETLFS from the coding sequence ATGTATGTGATTTTGTTTTATGATATATCAAGCAGTGATGAAAAAGCAAAAAAGAATGCAAATAAAGTAAGAAAACTTGTCGAAAAATACCTTCCAAGAGTGCAATTTAGCGTATTTGAAGGTGAGATTAGAAAAAGTGATTTAATAAAACTTAAAGGTATGCTTAAAAAATTAATCTATGATGAGTTTGACTCGGTTGTGATTTATACTTTTGAAAAGCCAAGTTACACAACAAGAGAGGTTATCGGAATCGATAAAAACGAAACGCTTTTTAGCTAA
- the cas1 gene encoding CRISPR-associated endonuclease Cas1: MKNDRTHFILNNGKLYRKDNNIYFDKFDEQNLVVDTKILPINGIDEIYILGKVELDTYTMSFLSTNNILLHIFSAHGSFRGNFYPNSPNSVNKSGFVFLNQLRSFDDEIKRVAIAKEITRARMKNAANNCIKKAVKFETQKYLNALDKASSIAEIMACEGAFAKEYYQKWNEIIKDQKSFKFITRSKRPPTDKINAFISYVNTRIYNVCLSEIYKTELDPRISFLHEPNYRSLSLHLDLAEIFKPLIGDNLIFNMLNKKEITPKDFKTNAGRIRFSNDAVQKIELNMIKSLTSVVSLGKQNLTYRQIIRREANRIKKCICENYPYEGFVGEI, from the coding sequence ATGAAAAACGATAGAACACATTTTATACTAAACAACGGAAAACTCTACCGAAAAGACAACAACATTTATTTTGATAAATTTGATGAGCAAAACTTAGTTGTAGATACGAAAATTTTACCGATAAATGGAATCGATGAAATTTACATCTTGGGAAAAGTTGAGCTAGATACTTACACGATGTCATTTTTAAGCACAAACAATATCTTGCTTCATATCTTTAGCGCACACGGTAGTTTTCGTGGAAACTTCTACCCAAACTCGCCAAATTCCGTAAATAAAAGTGGTTTTGTCTTTTTAAACCAGCTAAGAAGTTTTGATGATGAGATAAAAAGAGTTGCAATCGCTAAAGAAATTACAAGAGCAAGGATGAAAAATGCAGCAAATAACTGCATAAAAAAAGCGGTCAAATTTGAAACGCAGAAATATTTAAATGCACTTGATAAGGCAAGCTCTATTGCAGAAATTATGGCGTGCGAGGGAGCTTTTGCAAAAGAGTATTATCAAAAGTGGAATGAAATCATTAAAGATCAAAAAAGCTTTAAATTTATAACCCGTTCAAAACGTCCACCAACAGATAAAATTAATGCTTTTATAAGTTATGTAAACACGCGGATTTATAATGTTTGTCTAAGTGAAATTTATAAAACCGAGCTTGATCCTAGGATTTCGTTCTTACATGAGCCAAACTACCGCTCACTTAGCTTACATCTTGATTTGGCTGAGATTTTTAAGCCACTTATTGGGGATAATTTGATTTTTAATATGCTAAATAAAAAAGAAATAACACCAAAAGACTTTAAAACAAATGCTGGACGGATTCGTTTTAGCAACGACGCAGTACAAAAAATAGAGTTAAATATGATAAAGTCTTTAACCTCTGTTGTAAGTCTTGGCAAACAAAACCTTACATATAGGCAAATCATAAGGCGTGAGGCAAACAGGATAAAAAAGTGTATTTGTGAAAATTATCCTTACGAGGGCTTTGTGGGTGAGATTTAA
- the thiM gene encoding hydroxyethylthiazole kinase, whose amino-acid sequence MENEEIKTYLSNLKEKNPLIHCITNYVTVNDVANSLIAIGASPVMADEPSESGEITAISNGLLINLGTLNLNTIKAMQNSIKIANFLNLPVVLDPVGVGASTLRNETAINFLKEYKFSIIKGNISEIKFLNGEKSIAKGVDASLKDLNDDILNRVNLAKELSIKTDAAIVITGKIDVVAFENEAYLLKNGSSLMGKFSGSGCILGGICAAFLASNTNPLKSAIMGVLTECIAGELVRGKNVLSDMGSMKFKNGLIDEIYLIDDKKIQDLAKIEKVIK is encoded by the coding sequence ATGGAAAATGAAGAGATAAAGACCTATTTAAGCAATTTAAAAGAAAAAAACCCTTTAATTCATTGCATAACAAATTATGTAACAGTAAATGATGTCGCAAATTCGCTCATTGCAATTGGTGCAAGTCCTGTTATGGCTGATGAACCAAGCGAAAGTGGTGAAATAACTGCTATTTCAAACGGGCTTTTAATAAATTTGGGAACTTTAAATTTAAATACTATAAAAGCCATGCAAAACTCTATAAAAATAGCAAATTTTCTAAATTTACCAGTAGTTTTGGATCCTGTTGGAGTTGGAGCAAGCACTCTTAGAAACGAAACTGCCATAAATTTTTTAAAAGAGTATAAATTTAGCATCATAAAAGGAAATATTTCAGAAATTAAGTTTTTAAATGGCGAAAAAAGTATAGCAAAAGGCGTTGATGCTAGCTTGAAAGATTTAAATGATGATATTTTAAATAGAGTAAATTTAGCAAAAGAACTTAGCATAAAAACAGATGCAGCTATTGTGATAACTGGCAAAATAGATGTTGTTGCTTTTGAAAATGAGGCTTACTTATTAAAAAATGGAAGCTCTTTAATGGGTAAATTTTCAGGAAGCGGGTGTATTTTAGGAGGAATTTGCGCAGCCTTTTTAGCTTCAAATACAAATCCTTTAAAATCCGCTATTATGGGAGTTTTAACCGAATGCATAGCAGGTGAATTAGTAAGAGGAAAAAATGTTTTAAGCGATATGGGAAGTATGAAATTTAAAAATGGCTTAATAGATGAAATTTATCTTATTGACGATAAAAAAATACAAGATTTAGCAAAAATTGAAAAGGTTATAAAATGA
- a CDS encoding MlaA family lipoprotein, which yields MRILAIFILTLSIGFSNANSEFENKANDEIYDPLIGYNRVMTSINSAFYNYIMYPVSYTYDYVMPDPIQGAFSNFFDNLMYPIRLVNNLLQAKFENSWNETKRFLINTTVGFAGFSDAATMHFNMPKHNEDFGQTLGVWGFSDGFYIVWPILGPSSLRDSFGLVGDYFTNPISYVNDDAKRLYINIGKEVNQESLDPGAKKRAVEGKEDPYIFIRDSYFKKRRFEILE from the coding sequence ATGAGAATTTTAGCTATTTTTATCCTTACTTTAAGCATTGGCTTTTCAAATGCAAATAGTGAGTTTGAAAACAAAGCCAATGATGAAATTTATGACCCACTAATTGGATATAACCGCGTTATGACATCTATAAATTCAGCATTTTATAACTATATCATGTATCCTGTAAGCTACACATACGATTATGTAATGCCAGATCCAATTCAGGGGGCTTTTAGCAATTTTTTTGATAATTTAATGTATCCAATAAGACTTGTTAATAATCTTTTACAAGCAAAATTTGAAAACTCATGGAATGAAACAAAGCGTTTTTTGATAAATACAACTGTTGGATTTGCTGGTTTTAGCGATGCTGCTACAATGCATTTTAACATGCCTAAACACAATGAAGATTTTGGGCAAACTCTTGGAGTTTGGGGTTTTTCAGATGGATTTTATATAGTTTGGCCAATACTTGGGCCATCTAGTTTAAGAGATAGTTTTGGACTTGTTGGAGATTATTTTACAAATCCTATAAGCTATGTAAATGATGATGCTAAGAGGCTTTACATAAATATAGGAAAAGAGGTAAATCAAGAGTCCTTAGATCCTGGAGCTAAAAAACGAGCAGTTGAAGGGAAAGAAGATCCATATATTTTTATAAGAGATAGCTATTTTAAAAAAAGAAGATTTGAAATTTTAGAATAA
- a CDS encoding diguanylate cyclase domain-containing protein — MNKQQVTISSLLFLIFILATFLTLNFAKDKLKLEAALLENDENFKRQSNLEYIIFDNEYKIIEQFSPNLGNLNEIYKNIKFEKINFKQNKKTKKFEFFYITKNNNLIIVIYKSFFEIFNKWIFCIYFLLFITALLFLKFSRKKNENMKEILLKNIFENSFEAIFLTDKNGFIKNVNDVFLKATGYQKDQILGSKYILFNETRSSRSAEKEMNSDLLKKGFWSGELDIINKYREKVPTILKVKFLKNQNLYLGMFFETSAFKEKQDHLEQMALYDQLTNLPNKFYFERLLVKTIKDTQKAYKKSLAVLFIDFDGFKNINDTYGHKVGDIFLQKAADEMKTAIKDGDVLARFGGDEFGVIVKNLKDEKEIIFDIKRLLRQTSVKFKIGDHIIKTSISIGVSFYPQDEEIGFVELIRQADSAMYVAKKDKFLKYHIYSSNSVI; from the coding sequence ATGAACAAACAGCAAGTTACTATTTCATCATTATTATTTTTAATTTTTATTTTAGCAACATTTTTAACTTTAAATTTTGCAAAAGATAAGCTAAAGTTAGAAGCTGCGCTCTTAGAAAATGATGAAAATTTCAAAAGACAAAGCAATTTGGAATATATAATTTTTGATAATGAATATAAAATCATAGAACAATTTAGTCCAAATTTAGGTAATTTAAATGAAATTTATAAAAATATAAAATTTGAAAAGATTAATTTTAAACAAAATAAAAAAACAAAAAAATTTGAGTTTTTTTACATCACTAAAAATAATAATTTAATAATTGTCATTTATAAAAGTTTTTTTGAAATTTTTAATAAATGGATTTTTTGCATCTATTTTTTACTTTTTATTACTGCTCTTTTATTTTTAAAATTTAGTCGTAAAAAAAACGAAAATATGAAAGAAATTCTACTTAAAAATATATTTGAAAATTCCTTTGAGGCTATTTTTTTAACTGATAAAAATGGTTTTATAAAAAATGTAAATGATGTTTTTTTAAAAGCTACTGGTTATCAAAAAGACCAAATTTTAGGAAGTAAGTATATTCTTTTTAATGAAACTAGATCTTCAAGAAGTGCAGAAAAGGAGATGAATAGTGATCTTTTAAAAAAAGGTTTTTGGAGTGGAGAACTTGATATTATAAATAAATATAGAGAAAAAGTTCCAACTATTTTAAAAGTTAAGTTCTTGAAAAATCAAAATTTATATCTTGGTATGTTTTTTGAAACATCAGCTTTTAAAGAAAAGCAAGATCACTTAGAGCAAATGGCATTATATGACCAACTTACAAATTTGCCAAATAAATTTTATTTCGAGAGACTTTTGGTAAAGACTATAAAAGATACACAAAAAGCTTATAAGAAAAGTCTTGCTGTGTTATTTATAGATTTTGATGGATTTAAAAATATAAATGATACTTATGGACATAAAGTTGGTGATATATTCTTACAAAAAGCAGCTGATGAGATGAAAACAGCGATAAAAGATGGAGATGTTTTAGCAAGATTTGGTGGTGATGAGTTTGGTGTGATAGTTAAAAATTTGAAAGATGAAAAAGAGATAATTTTTGATATAAAAAGGCTTTTAAGACAAACAAGTGTAAAATTTAAAATAGGCGATCACATTATAAAAACAAGTATTAGCATTGGAGTTTCATTTTATCCACAAGATGAAGAAATAGGTTTTGTTGAACTTATCAGGCAAGCTGATAGTGCGATGTATGTTGCAAAAAAGGACAAATTTTTAAAATATCACATATATAGTTCTAATTCAGTTATATAA
- a CDS encoding ATP phosphoribosyltransferase regulatory subunit, with the protein MDRADLDHEIPNGSRLYFGELAKTKREFESFAASVFIKYGFDEIVTPYFSYHQHLSVPNEQILKFQDKINHTISLRADSTVDVVRIILRRIKDKNLNKIFYIQPVFKYPSLEFYQIGAEMIGKRDLKLALEICSIVLDHFKINSTLQISNIEIPRIICKLLNIEIEEFEKGNGTLFLGSDKKWLRELSRITSLSDLKNVKNNIPNELKDPLEKMEDLSCNSTHKNIKLAPLYYSKMRYYDSLFFRFLGGNSIFCSGGDYEIDSLKSSGFAIMSDQVIQNLSKKD; encoded by the coding sequence ATGGATAGGGCTGATTTAGACCACGAAATACCAAATGGCTCAAGGCTTTATTTTGGAGAACTTGCAAAAACAAAAAGGGAATTTGAGAGTTTTGCTGCTAGTGTTTTTATTAAATATGGATTTGATGAGATTGTAACTCCATATTTTTCGTATCATCAGCACTTAAGCGTTCCGAATGAGCAAATTTTAAAATTTCAAGATAAGATAAATCATACCATATCCCTAAGAGCTGATAGCACAGTTGATGTTGTTAGGATAATTTTAAGGAGAATAAAAGATAAAAATTTAAATAAAATTTTTTACATTCAACCAGTTTTTAAATATCCAAGTTTAGAATTTTATCAAATAGGCGCTGAAATGATAGGGAAAAGGGATTTAAAACTTGCACTTGAAATTTGCTCAATAGTTTTAGATCATTTTAAAATAAATTCAACTCTTCAAATCAGCAATATAGAAATTCCTCGTATAATTTGCAAGCTTTTAAATATTGAAATAGAGGAGTTTGAAAAAGGCAATGGAACTTTATTTTTAGGCTCAGATAAAAAATGGCTAAGAGAACTTTCTAGAATAACTTCTTTAAGTGATTTAAAAAATGTCAAAAATAATATTCCAAATGAGCTTAAAGACCCACTTGAAAAAATGGAAGATTTATCTTGTAATTCAACTCATAAAAATATAAAACTAGCACCATTATATTATTCAAAAATGCGTTATTATGATAGTTTATTTTTTAGATTTTTAGGTGGAAATTCCATTTTTTGCAGCGGTGGGGATTATGAAATAGATAGTCTTAAATCTAGTGGTTTTGCTATAATGAGCGATCAAGTAATACAAAATTTATCAAAAAAGGATTAA